One part of the Aspergillus fumigatus Af293 chromosome 7, whole genome shotgun sequence genome encodes these proteins:
- a CDS encoding cytochrome P450, with amino-acid sequence MHQRYGDIVRVAPDELFFAHPDAWSDIHKKTGREMDKAPWFYRPLEQSPRCIVDESHEQHSRLRRQMAPGFSEKSMRDQEPIIRGYVDLLLQRLLEKSNDGQPVVISDWFNYTTFDIIGDLVFGEPFECLGSSKYDGWIKSIFESLRPLTIVQALSFFPWLKRIALDTVPKNLQGDIKQQQQQTEAKMRRRMAVTASRGDLMEGLLKKKDELHLSTEELIGNAQVLILAGSETTASLLSGVIYLLLQNAVAYRQLVDEVRSTFNSEKDINFVSVSQLSYMLACLNEALRIYPPVANGLPRVVPKGGAQILGQYIPEQTYVAIPQWALYHREQYFAEPNDFHPERFLGDPKFANDRRDALQPFSVGPRNCLGRNLAYAEMRLILALVIFHFDMKIDPDCRDWIQQRNFTLWQKPPLKVYLKPVARKSEPNQV; translated from the exons ATGCATCAACGCTACGGAGATATTGTACGAGTCGCCCCTGATGAGCTCTTTTTCGCCCACCCAGATGCCTGGTCGGACATCCACAAGAAGACTGGGAGGGAGATGGATAAAGCGCCATGGTTCTACCGGCCTTTAGAACAGAGCCCACGATGCATTGTGGACGAAAGCCACGAGCAGCACAGCCGGCTGCGGCGACAAATGGCGCCTGGATTCTCAGAGAAATCTATGCGAGACCAGGAGCCGATCATCCGGGGTTATGTAGACCTCCTGCTGCAAAGATTGCTGGAAAAGAGCAATGACGGTCAGCCCGTTGTCATCTCAGACTGGTTCAACTACACTACGTTTGATATAATTGGTGACCTGGTCTTCGGGGAGCCTTTTGAATGCTTGGGGTCTTCGAAGTATGATGGGTGGATCAAGAGTATTTTTGAATCCCTTCGCCCCTTAACAATTGTGCAAGCTCTCTCGTTCTTTCCATGGTTGAAACGAATTGCCCTAGACACGGTCCCGAAGAATCTGCAAGGAGATATcaagcaacaacaacagcagacaGAAGCCAAAATGCGGCGACGCATGGCTGTCACTGCAAGTCGGGGGGATCTGATGGAAGGATTGCTcaagaagaaagacgaaTTA CACCTGAGCACTGAAGAGCTTATTGGTAATGCTCAAGTCCTCATCCTCGCAGGTTCAGAGACGACTGCATCCCTCCTCAGCGGAGTTATCTATCTACTGCTCCAGAATGCGGTGGCCTATCGGCAGTTAGTTGATGAGGTGCGCTCAACTTTTAACAGCGAGAAAGACATCAACTTTGTCAGTGTCAGCCAACTGTCATACATGCTGGCTTGTTTGAATGAAGCTTTGCGCATCTATCCACCAGTGGCGAACGGTCTGCCGCGTGTCGTTCCCAAGGGAGGAGCTCAGATTCTGGGACAGTATATTCCGGAACAG ACATATGTGGCTATCCCCCAGTGGGCGCTCTACCACCGCGAGCAATACTTCGCTGAGCCTAACGATTTCCACCCTGAGCGGTTCCTGGGTGATCCTAAGTTTGCGAATGATCGACGAGATGCGCTGCAGCCATTCAGTGTTGGCCCACGAAACTGCCTTGGACGGAA CCTTGCGTACGCGGAAATGCGTTTGATCCTCGCCCTTGTCATTTTTCACTTTGACATGAAGATTGATCCTGACTGTCGTGACTGGATCCAGCAGAGAAATTTCACCCTCTGGCAGAAGCCTCCACTTAAAGTCTACCTGAAGCCAGTTGCAAGGAAGTCAGAGCCTAATCAGGTGTAA
- a CDS encoding putative squalene-hopene-cyclase: MLAGCCLSAFQPHIHIKMSRTVELGSQPTAMAGCPSEQQRLVSETNQVLQLATQYSKVQRRPGGNWRGQTGINSIATTAEHIFMHQALGSNLDTDRDAFISWFYSVQNSDGSWGISPGDRGDLSVTVEAYLALRILGVSRNVHQMRRSQSFILAEGSIANVCFITRIHLAMFGLYPWNAVRSLPPELVLLPQYILSSICCWPAVDLTVLIPLLILCHHRPIFPLPIQDCAASSYLHELQCKPQEPQENAFCAFPPGTCGDTAPASTSTDLIVHLLNLLKYILPLRRYALDRSVAFILQTVREMGGVGPLSRPLHMAIVALELEGYSVSSRSLRTTLDNIGHFVYEDGGGKRVLSVNTTFRDSSRMITGLQDAGIAVNAPWFRTSVQWLQRCLLPDVNSDTSKTFETRVCHVDDVASAIHAVIRQDPLMLRSHLVANALQWLLKRQNADGGWTSLSSSHYRTSPDKLVRQSTPDVTGHVLETFGLLLTVSRRDTRVVAQGILVDQVASASRRAIHYLSATQQPCGAWFGCCTRYHIYATSAVLRALAYFIGVKERNRWTERDDSINDDVSQAIHWLESARNRDGGWGDICWREKGGPSTASQTALALLALLPYLSPIDSILRDGVKYLLRTQTKAVVGGAIWTEDQPTRACSPACTHKSSSYSSHCFVMMAIGSFRVSKGAWVRIPPLSFIFYLFAHLAPTPMDLGSKSDSRMTWTVVRGLMMGPGFTSGSVAEDSSMLTTSSEADPSSAPNWATNAKCAVIQPRIVTASIERIFCWTSGACFHSLGMNLIVANTTMTLPAIQLPKTYCRIGASVGG; this comes from the exons ATGCTTGCTGGGTGCTGCTTGTCGGCCTTTCAACCACATATCCACATAAAAATGTCTCGTACAGTGGAGTTGGGGTCGCAACCCACTGCGATGGCTGGCTGTCCTTCAGAGCAACAACGCCTGGTGTCAGAGACGAATCAGGTGCTTCAGTTAGCCACCCAATATAGCAAAGTTCAGAGGAGACCGGGCGGCAACTGGCGTGGACAAACCGGGATCAACAGCATCGCAACAACCGCAGAGCATATCTTCATGCACCAGGCTCTTGGCAGCAACTTGGATACAGACCGAGATGCTTTCATTTCATGGTTTTATTCTGTCCAGAACTCAGATGGCTCATGGGGCATCAGCCCCGGGGACCGTGGCGATCTTTCGGTTACGGTTGAGGCCTATCTTGCCTTGAGAATTCTAGGTGTCTCACGGAATGTGCATCAGATGCGCAGATCTCAATCCTTTATCCTTGCGGAAGGAAGCATAGCAAATGTTTGCTTTATCACCCGCATTCATCTTGCAATGTTCGGCCTATATCCTTGGAATGCGGTTCGAAGTCTGCCTCCGGAGTTGGTATTGCTGCCTCAATATATCCTCAGCAGTATATGCTGCTGGCCAGCTGTAGACCTTACAGTGCTGATCcctctcctcatcctctgccaCCATCGCCCAATCTTTCCATTACCCATTCAGGACTGTGCAGCCAGCTCATATTTGCATGAATTGCAATGCAAACCACAAGAACCGCAAGAGAATGCCTTTTGCGCTTTCCCGCCTGGCACTTGCGGGGACACTGCACCGGCGTCAACCTCCACAGACTTGATTGTACATCTCCTAAACTTGCTAAAATACATCCTTCCGCTGCGACGCTATGCGCTTGATCGGAGTGTTGCGTTCATCCTTCAGACCGTGCGGGAAATGGGCGGCGTCGGGCCTCTGTCGCGGCCGCTGCACATGGCGATAGTTGCATTGGAGCTGGAGGGTTACTCGGTCTCATCTCGTTCTCTACGCACGACTCTGGACAATATCGGACACTTTGTGTATGAGGATGGGGGTGGAAAGCGGGTCTTGAGTGTGAATACAACCTTCCGCGACAGCAGTCGCATGATTACGGGGCTCCAAGATGCTGGCATCGCCGTGAATGCCCCATGGTTCAGGACGTCTGTACAATGGCTGCAGCGTTGTTTGCTTCCAGATGTTAACAGTGACACATCCAAGACTTTTGAGACTCGTGTCTGTCATGTGGATGATGTGGCATCAGCGATTCACGCGGTAATTCGACAGGATCCTCTCATGCTCCGCTCACACCTTGTCGCCAACGCTCTCCAATGGCTTCTGAAGCGACAGAATGCGGATGGTGGATGGACATCTCTAAGCAGCAGTCATTATCGAACTTCACCGGACAAGCTTGTGCGTCAGTCAACGCCAGACGTGACTGGGCATGTCCTCGAAACCTTCGGCCTGCTTCTGACTGTGAGTCGACGGGACACGAGAGTGGTTGCGCAAGGGATATTGGTCGATCAGGTCGCATCAGCTTCTCGAAGGGCAATACACTACCTGTCTGCCACTCAACAACCCTGCGGTGCCTGGTTTGGGTGCTGCACCAGGTATCACATCTACGCGACAAGCGCTGTCCTCCGCGCATTGGCCTATTTCATCGGGGTCAAAGAGCGCAACAGATGGACCGAGAGAGATGACAGTATCAACGACGACGTGTCTCAAGCGATCCACTGGCTTGAGAGCGCCCGCAATCGAGATGGAGGCTGGGGTGACATAtgctggagagagaaaggTGGGCCGTCCACAGCGTCACAGACGGCCTTGGCGCTTCTGGCGTTACTCCCTTATCTGTCACCTATTGATAGCATCCTTCGAGATGGCGTGAAGTATTTGCTACGAACGCAGACCAAGGCCGTTGTTGGAGGGGCAATATGGACGGAGGATCAGCCAACGAGGGCTTGTTCGCCGGCCTGCACCCACAAGAGCTCCTCCTATAGCTCGCACTGTTTCGTCATGATGGCTATTGGCAG TTTCCGTGTCTCGAAAGGGGCgtgggttcgaatcccaccCTTGTCATTCATCTTCTATCTTTTTGCCCATCTAGCACCCACTCCTATGGACCTTGGCAGTAAAAGTGATTCCAGAATGACCTGGACGGTGGTTAGAGGGTTAATGATGGGGCCTGGTTTTACTTCAGGCAGTGTAGCAGAGGATTCCTCGATGTTGACCACGAGCAGCGAG GCTGATCCATCATCGGCCCCAAATTGGGCGACTAACGCCAAATGTGCCGTCATCCAACCCAGAATAGTAACCGCGAGTATCGAGAGAATATTCTGCTGGACTAGCGGCGCATGTTTCCACTCATTAGGCATGAACCTTATAGTTGCGAACACCACCATGACACTTCCCGCCATCCAGCTTCCAAAGACATACTGCAGAATTGGGGCCTCCGTCGGGGGGTAA
- a CDS encoding extracelular proline-glycine rich protein encodes MKPQTAAFLLSLLGSTLAAPIQHADKGSDVKPTPTGRGAPGGFFTGFPSGVPSGLPSGFPGGPVPGGFGGDGPNGPIPSGPAPSGAPQGEEGSSSFGGQGVQARSPQDFEDSGAAPSGAIPSGAIPTGAVPSGAPNGFGGFGQGGHGGPGGPGEEGSGPSPTGAVPSGAIPSGAAPSGAVGGFDGFGQASENSGNAQFQSSGTSPFGASHSGSASGHQGGRHGGDYRGQHGNGSGAIPSGAAPSGAAPSGAAGGFPGFGQGGEGSGPSPTGAVPSGAAGFGGQGHGQGQGSFPTGVAPSDVPSAQPTA; translated from the coding sequence ATGAAGCCTCAGACTGCTGCTTTCCTGCTCAGCCTTCTCGGCTCTACCCTGGCTGCCCCCATCCAGCATGCCGACAAAGGGTCCGATGTAAAGCCCACTCCTACCGGACGGGGCGCTCCTGGCGGATTCTTCACTGGCTTCCCCTCTGGTGTCCCCTCTGGCCTGCCATCCGGTTTCCCTGGTGGTCCAGTACCTGGAGGATTTGGTGGCGATGGCCCGAACGGCCCCATTCCATCCGGCCCTGCTCCCTCTGGCGCTCCCCAAGGTGAGGAGGGCAGTTCTTCCTTCGGCGGCCAAGGAGTTCAGGCCCGCTCGCCACAGGATTTCGAGGACTCAGGCGCTGCTCCATCTGGAGCTATTCCCTCTGGTGCCATACCCACCGGCGCTGTTCCCTCGGGCGCTCCCAATGGCTTTGGCGGTTTCGGACAGGGCGGTCACGGCGGCCCAGGAGGCCCAGGCGAGGAAGGCTCTGGTCCTTCTCCTACCGGCGCTGTCCCTTCCGGAGCCATCCCCTCTGGAGCCGCTCCTTCCGGCGCAGTTGGAGGCTTTGACGGCTTCGGACAGGCATCTGAGAACTCTGGCAACGCCCAGTTCCAATCTTCTGGCACCTCGCCATTTGGTGCTTCCCATTCTGGATCGGCTAGCGGTCATCAGGGCGGCCGTCACGGTGGTGACTACCGTGGTCAGCACGGCAACGGCTCTGGCGCGATTCCTTCCGGTGCTGCTCCTTCTGGTGCCGCTCCCTCTGGCGCTGCGGGAGGTTTCCCTGGTTTTGGACAGGGCGGCGAGGGCTCTGGCCCCTCTCCTACTGGCGCTGTCCCCTCTGGTGCTGCCGGATTTGGTGGTCAGGGTCACGGCCAGGGCCAGGGTTCATTCCCCACCGGCGTCGCTCCATCTGACGTCCCCTCTGCTCAGCCTACTGCTTGA
- a CDS encoding MBL fold metallo-hydrolase gives MASIQPHICRNWQVTAGLFGAPPTAVRVPLRPLPYRATQKSPYTTGKVHLRPLAVYTRPLSKVRALNNRAYPSKSSLNGPVHRVTYSTATMEPGEPTIHDVFESKTGTWQYVVADPTTSTAVIIDPVLDYDPATQGITTESADALLSLVKEKGYKVDRILETHAHADHLTAASYLQKRLAEEQGHRPRIGIGKRIGQVQKLFGQRYGIPEQEYKDVFDKLFEDDETFKIGNLMAQAIHLPGHTPDHLGYRIGDNVFCGDLIFHSDIGTARCDFPGGSANNLYRSGRKVLGLPDHVKVWTGHDYPPEGRKEPVPSLSVHEHRQQNKHLRDGVTEEEFVTLRKERDSKLAEPRLLHQSLQMNIRAGRLPKPTESGQRLLHLPLKLKGLKW, from the exons ATGGCATCGATTCAACCTCACATCTGCAGAAATTGGCAAGTAACAGCGGGTCTGTTCGGGGCGCCTCCTACTGCAGTCCGAGTGCCACTGCGCCCTCTTCCTTATAGAGCTACACAGAAGTCGCCCTACACGACTGGAAAAGTGCATCTGAGACCGTTAGCAGTCTATACAAGACCGCTGTCAAAAGTCCGTGCTCTGAATAATCGCGCCTATCCTAGCAAAAGCTCCCTGAATGGGCCCGTTCATCGAGTAACGTATAGCACTGCAACCATGGAACCAGGAGAACCGACCATTCACGATGTGTTTGAGAGCAAGACAGGCACCTGGCAATACGTGGTGGCGGATCCAACGACATCAACAgccgtcatcatcgatccGGTCCTGGACTATGACCCCGCTACCCAGGGCATCACCACGGAGTCCGCTGACGCGCTTCTGTCCttggtcaaggagaagggataCAAAGTCGACCGAATTCTTGAAACCCATGCACATGCAGATCATCTTACTGCAGCGTCGTATCTGCAGAAGCGCTTGGCCGAGGAGCAAGGCCACCGGCCACGAATCGGGATCGGCAAGCGCATCGGGCAGGTGCAGAAGTTGTTTGGGCAGAGATATGGCATTCCTGAACAGGAATATAAAGATGTCTTTGACAAATTgtttgaggacgatgagacaTTTAAGATTGGCAATCTGATGGCCCAGGCCATCCATCTTCCTGGACACACGCCAGACCATTTGGGATACCGCATTGGAG ACAATGTTTTCTGCGGTGATCTGATCTTCCATTCGGATATTGGCACCGCACGCTGCGATTTCCCTGGCGGCAGTGCAAACAACCTCTATCGTTCAGGGCGGAAGGTCTTGGGCCTGCCCGATCACGTCAAGGTCTGGACGGGCCATGACTATCCTCCCGAAGGGCGCAAGGAGCCCGTCCCCTCGCTGAGTGTCCATGAGCATAGGCAGCAAAATAAACATCTTAGAGACGGCGTTACCGAAGAGGAATTTGTCACGCTCCGGAAGGAACGTGACTCGAAGCTGGCGGAGCCGAGGCTGCTTCACCAGTCACTGCAGATGAACATTCGGGCAGGGCGATTGCCGAAACCTACAGAGTCGGGGCAACGGTTGCTTCACCTTCCGTTAAAATTGAAGGGGTTGAAATGGTAG
- a CDS encoding NAD(P)/FAD-dependent oxidoreductase — protein sequence MSVMFRSRVTVAASAAVSHSVFAAQNASTVTRGFATAAVGTSRNHRVVVVGGGSAGLTVSHQLLRTGKFSQDDIAVVDPAIWHHYQPGWTLVGGGLKNKEDLRQPLNGLLDPKLRFYNDSVHTFSPENNFITLANGDKVNYEHLVVVPGIKVDFSSIKGLPEALADSNSLVSSIYGYDTCDKAYSSIEKLQKGTAIFTQPAGVIKCAGAPQKVMWLALDYWKRAGLYNPSNPSSGAIQISFATALPGMFGVPKYSAKLEELRKERKVEGLFQHDLVSIDGDKATFKRLDGQEQVTRRFDFLHVVPKMGAHAFVKNSPLANEAGFVDVDDNTTRHKKYGNVWSAGDASSLPTSKTAAAITAQAPVLVSNLLRTMEGKELDSSYDGYTSCPLLTEYGKVLLAEFKYAGEPKETFGKMLGIDQATPRRAFYHLKKDFFPWVYYNYMVKGTWGGPKGWIR from the coding sequence ATGTCAGTCATGTTTCGCAGCCGCGTAACAGTGGCAGCctctgctgctgtttctcACTCGGTATTTGCTGCACAGAATGCCTCGACGGTAACGCGGGGTTTCGCGACAGCTGCGGTGGGCACGTCGCGCAATCACAGAGTAGTCGTGGTGGGCGGTGGCAGCGCTGGTCTCACGGTCAGTCATCAGCTGCTTCGCACCGGAAAGTTCTCTCAAGACGACATTGCGGTGGTCGACCCCGCGATCTGGCATCACTATCAGCCCGGATGGACTCTTGTTGGCGGTGGtctgaagaacaaggaggATCTACGACAACCCCTCAACGGCCTGCTCGATCCCAAGCTCAGGTTCTACAACGACAGTGTGCACACGTTCTCGCCGGAAAACAACTTCATCACGCTCGCCAACGGCGACAAGGTCAACTATGAGCACTTGGTCGTTGTGCCCGGCATCAAGGTCGActtcagcagcatcaaaGGTTTGCCTGAGGCTCTCGCGGATTCGAACTCGCTCGTTTCGTCCATCTACGGCTATGACACTTGCGACAAGGCCTACAGCTCCATCGAGAAACTGCAGAAAGGTACCGCCATTTTTACCCAGCCGGCTGGCGTGATCAAGTGCGCAGGCGCTCCCCAGAAGGTCATGTGGCTCGCGCTAGACTATTGGAAACGCGCCGGGCTCTACAACCCCAGCAACCCCTCGAGCGGAGCAATTCAGATCAGTTTCGCGACCGCGCTTCCCGGAATGTTCGGTGTGCCCAAATACAGCgccaagctggaggagctgcgcaaggagagaaaggtggAAGGACTGTTCCAGCACGACCTTGTCTCCATCGATGGCGACAAGGCGACTTTCAAGCGTCTGGATGGACAGGAGCAAGTGACCAGACGGTTCGATTTCCTGCATGTCGTGCCCAAGATGGGAGCGCATGCGTTTGTGAAGAACAGCCCTCTCGCCAATGAGGCTGGTTtcgtcgacgtcgacgaCAACACCACTCGCCACAAGAAGTACGGCAATGTTTGGTCGGCCGGTGATGCCTCCAGTCTCCCCACGTCCAAGACGGCGGCTGCGATCACGGCACAGGCACCCGTGCTCGTCAGCAACCTGCTGCGAACcatggagggcaaggagCTCGACTCCTCCTACGACGGCTACACCTCCTGTCCACTGCTGACCGAGTACGGCAAGGTCCTACTAGCAGAGTTCAAGTACGCAGGAGAACCCAAGGAGACGTTTGGTAAAATGCTGGGCATCGACCAGGCCACTCCTCGCCGTGCGTTCTACCACCTGAAGAAAGACTTCTTCCCCTGGGTCTACTACAACTACATGGTGAAGGGCACCTGGGGCGGTCCCAAGGGCTGGATCCGATAG
- a CDS encoding NAD-dependent epimerase/dehydratase family protein, translated as MDRIYRNVAFQLRPNLPLRIPTCSHSTRSISILTIHRPRITNFKSGVTKTQIGREYSLTTSEENMRIAITGARGSVGQFVVKLCADAGHSTVQINRTDTDYDGTPRSEMATADVANDYDACLKAFKNCDAVIHLASIPDPVDKPDHTVHNNNVNSAFNCFRAAAELGIKRFCYASSVNAVGLAYANQPLQFDYFPVDEDAPQRPTDAYALAKHEAEIQARSFATWFPGMKIACLRIHEVAPLKDVQKEHQEDWENAAVKQLWGWVSPQATARACLLAVERSDNFEGCQVFNIVAPTTTQDTPSEELAKKYYPGAEIRGDMSKNQSFFAVEKAQRILGWTHDEKE; from the coding sequence ATGGACCGTATATACAGAAACGTAGCCTTTCAATTGCGGCCAAATTTACCTCTCCGTATACCTACGTGTTCTCACTCAACGCGGAGCATCTCAATCCTGACAATCCACCGACCGAGGATCACAAACTTCAAATCAGGAGTTACCAAGACACAGATCGGTAGAGAATACTCACTCACAACAAGTGAAGAAAACATGAGGATCGCAATTACTGGCGCTCGTGGCTCCGTCGGCCAATTTGTGGTCAAACTCTGCGCTGATGCCGGCCACTCCACGGTGCAGATCAATCGCACCGACACCGACTATGACGGCACGCCCCGCTCGGAGATGGCAACGGCGGACGTTGCAAACGACTATGACGCGTGCCTCAAAGCATTCAAGAACTGCGATGCGGTCATCCATCTGGCATCGATCCCCGACCCGGTCGATAAACCAGATCACACCGTCCACAACAACAACGTCAACTCGGCATTCAACTGCTTCCGCGCCGCGGCGGAACTGGGCATCAAGCGATTCTGCTATGCTTCGTCAGTCAACGCTGTGGGGCTGGCGTATGCAAACCAGCCACTCCAATTCGACTACTTCCCCGTCGATGAAGACGCCCCGCAGCGACCAACGGATGCCTATGCACTGGCCAAGCATGAGGCCGAGATCCAAGCACGCTCGTTCGCGACATGGTTCCCTGGCATGAAGATCGCGTGTTTGCGTATACACGAGGTCGCTCCCCTCAAGGACGTGCAGAAGGAGCACCAGGAAGATTGGGAGAATGCTGCGGTCAAGCAGTTATGGGGCTGGGTGAGCCCTCAGGCGACAGCGAGGGCGTGTCTGCTCGCTGTGGAACGGAGCGATAACTTTGAGGGATGCCAGGTGTTTAACATCGTGGCGCCGACTACCACCCAAGACACACCCTCGGAAGAGTTGGCCAAGAAGTATTATCCGGGGGCGGAGATTCGGGGCGATATGTCCAAGAACCAGAGCTTCTTTGCCGTTGAAAAGGCACAGAGAATTCTTGGATGGACCCATGATGAGAAGGAGTGA
- a CDS encoding GNAT family N-acetyltransferase → MTCVKVRFCNADDPNCHGAHIHFRPNPAHVGATLYMCQGWHKFITQGIRWPRAADTTVEETKAHMMKKVFKDPDAAGAVGRLFFFVIIPKNEPDRIIGSLGVNSLSPAPSVGYAMHPSYWGRGYASEALRGVIDAWWKLPRVDGLGYEEKLFAAVNIANKGSVKVLQRNGFKIYKEVVLEGDTVACMELESPCRAIP, encoded by the exons ATGACATGTGTCAAGGTGCGCTTCTGTAACGCAGATGACCCTAACTGTCATGGCGCGCATATTCATTTTCGCCCGAACCCTGCGCACGTCGGCGCTACTCTATACATGTGCCAAGGCTGGCACAAATTTATCACCCAGGGCATACG GTGGCCAAGAGCGGCAGATACCACGGTCGAAGAAACCAAAGCCCacatgatgaagaaggtgtTCAAAGATCCCGACGCAGCCGGTGCTGTTGGGCGGTTATTCTTCTTTGTCATTATTCCCAAAAACGAGCCTGATCGTATTATTGGGTCCCTTGGTGTTAACTCTCTGTCGCCCGCTCCCTCGGTGGGATACGCCATGCATCCGTCGTACTGGGGGAGGGGATACGCCAGCGAAGCCTTACGAGGGGTGATCGACGCGTGGTGGAAGCTGCCTCGGGTCGACGGCTTGGGATATGAGGAGAAATTGTTCGCGGCGGTTAATATAGCTAATAAAGGGAGTGTGAAGGTTTTGCAGCGAAATGGGTTCAAGATTTACAAGGAAGTCGTGCTTGAGGGGGACACGGTGGCTTGTATGGAGTTAGAGAGCCCTTGCCGAGCGATTCCTTGA
- a CDS encoding putative MFS multidrug transporter: protein MQEFHVEDAMQSNLPTSVFLIGYIVGPLAFSPLSETVGRRLVLLPTITVFTLSTVACALSPNWGSLLFFRFICGTMGSAPQTVVGGVYADMFFDLRERGRVMAFYMASASFGPILGPIISGFASPSYGWRWTFWIASILAGCAWICLLFVPETFGPVLSRRNAPGLGDTVPKNTVNVVQIVKRPLAMLLFEPIITFTSIYIALAYGLVFFYFQAYPIIFDGLSPVLLATLCMLTSQVSTASMCRLPLLLFYLVGISFPVPCATLIEIVGVGAASTSLVALYWDMTYDKAKKHNKPWRFGAELHRLPISCLGAVLLTASSFWLAWTSRSAVHWAVPIASGVVFGFGYQTIFVSLLTYVTDAYKIYSASALASSVILRSVLGALLPLAAKPMYETLGVSWATSLVGFLSLACVPIPFVLLYKGEWVRERSKFCQQLMKEEWAKGSSDTERGIQG, encoded by the exons ATGCAGGAGTTCCATGTGGAGGATGCCATGCAAAGTAATTTACCAACGTCAGTGTTTCTCATCGGGTACATCGTCGGGCCACTTGCGTTTAGTCCCCTGAGCGAGACTGTCGGACGGcggctggtgctgctgcctACTATTACCGTGTTTACTTTGTCGACCGTAGCATGTGCGTTGAGTCCGAATTGGGGATCACTACTCTTTTTCCGCTTCATCTGTGGAACCATGGGCTCTGCGCCTCAGACTGTTGTGGGTGGTGTATATGCAGACATGTTTTTTGATCTCAGAGAAAGAGGTAGAGTGATGGCATTCTATATGGCG TCAGCTAGTTTCGGACCCATTCTTGGTCCAATTATATCGGGGTTTGCATCTCCCTCGTatggctggagatggacaTTCTGGATTGCTTCCATCCTTGCGGGCTGTGCTTGGATCTGCCTTCTCTTTGTGCCTGAGACCTTCGGGCCGGTTTTGTCAAGACGCAATGCACCTGGATTGGGGGATACAGTTCCAAAGAACACTGTCAACGTTGTTCAGATTGTCAAGCGACCTTTGGCCATGCTGCTCTTCGAGCCCATTATCACCTTCACTTCGATATATATCGCGCTGGCTTACGGTCTTGTCTTCTTTTATTTTCAAGCTTATCCGATTATTTTTGACGGTTTGTCTCCTGTTCTCCTGGCTACACTATGCATGCTGACTTCTCAGGTGTCTACGGCTTCGATGTGCAGACTACCTCTCTTGCTTTTCTACCTGGTAGGTATATCATTTCCTGTCCCCTGCGCCACGCTAATAGAGATAGTCGGCGTCGGTGCAGCCTCCACCAGTCTCGTCGCCCTTTACTGGGATATGACCTAcgacaaagccaagaaaCACAACAAGCCATGGCGCTTCGGTGCAGAACTCCATCGCCTCCCTATCTCCTGTCTCGGCGCCGTCCTCCTCACAGCCAGCTCGTTCTGGCTTGCCTGGACCTCCCGATCAGCAGTCCACTGGGCAGTGCCCATCGCCTCTGGCGTAGTGTTCGGTTTCGGCTACCAGACCATCTTCGTCTCGCTGTTGACGTACGTGACCGATGCTTACAAGATATACTCCGCCAGCGCGCTCGCCAGCTCGGTCATCCTGCGCAGTGTTCTTGGGGCGCTGTTGCCGCTGGCTGCCAAGCCGATGTACGAGACGTTGGGGGTGAGTTGGGCGACCTCGCTGGTTGGATTTCTGAGTCTAGCATGTGTACCCATTCCGTTTGTGCTCTTGTACAAAGGGGAGTGGGtgagagagaggagtaaaTTCTGTCAGCAGCTgatgaaggaggaatggGCCAAGGGAAGCTCAGACACAGAGCGTGGAATACAGGGTTGA